One genomic window of Candidatus Pseudobacter hemicellulosilyticus includes the following:
- a CDS encoding FecR domain-containing protein, which yields MDQQQLQYVYDRIMRGDATEAERAQFHGFLSDSSLELPAREWLQRLIEEAASDESVPLLGDQQLKMLADSYRQLETAAPVRRLSSRRYWWRNAAAAVLLLTVLAAGWLLLGRQETGKATGGSEQGIVASDIQPGSEKAVLVLADGRRILLDSLVGNVLQEQGMLVTNNSGMLRYAGAPGKMAYHTLQTPRGGQYALTLPDGTRVWLNAASGIRYPVRFDSSVRQVSITGEAYFEVAANKEKPFLVIVNGLKVEVLGTRFNINSYSNEASISTTLLDGLVKLSDPAAAGRSVLLRPGQQAQAGKQLLVTNDPDIDQVMAWKNGKFIFGEGTGLAPIMRQIERWYDVDVIYEDGIPAISFAGEIQRDLNLSELLRILGRLDIQFRIEGKKLIVTAP from the coding sequence ATGGACCAGCAGCAACTACAATATGTATATGACCGGATCATGCGTGGTGATGCCACTGAAGCCGAGCGGGCGCAATTCCACGGTTTTCTGTCGGATAGCTCCCTGGAACTGCCGGCCAGGGAATGGTTGCAGCGGCTGATTGAGGAGGCGGCATCGGATGAATCGGTACCCCTGCTTGGGGATCAGCAATTAAAGATGCTGGCGGACAGTTACCGTCAGCTGGAAACAGCAGCCCCCGTACGCCGCCTGTCATCCCGGCGATACTGGTGGCGAAACGCAGCCGCCGCTGTATTGCTGCTGACCGTATTGGCGGCAGGCTGGCTATTACTTGGGCGGCAGGAGACGGGAAAGGCCACCGGTGGCAGTGAACAGGGCATTGTTGCGTCTGATATCCAGCCCGGCTCAGAAAAGGCCGTACTGGTATTGGCTGACGGGCGGCGGATCCTGCTGGATTCATTGGTGGGGAACGTTTTACAGGAACAGGGCATGCTTGTTACCAATAATTCCGGGATGCTGCGCTATGCAGGTGCTCCAGGTAAAATGGCGTATCATACTTTGCAGACACCCAGGGGCGGGCAGTATGCACTTACCCTGCCTGATGGTACCCGTGTATGGCTGAATGCTGCTTCGGGTATCCGGTATCCTGTGCGTTTTGACAGCTCTGTCCGCCAGGTCAGCATTACAGGTGAAGCCTATTTTGAAGTGGCTGCCAATAAAGAAAAACCTTTCCTGGTAATTGTCAACGGCCTTAAGGTGGAAGTGCTGGGAACCCGCTTTAATATCAACTCCTATTCCAACGAAGCCAGCATCAGCACCACTTTGCTGGATGGGCTGGTGAAACTGTCCGACCCTGCTGCTGCGGGCAGGTCCGTATTGCTCAGGCCCGGGCAGCAGGCACAGGCAGGAAAGCAATTACTGGTAACCAATGATCCGGATATAGACCAGGTAATGGCCTGGAAAAACGGTAAATTTATTTTCGGTGAAGGTACCGGGCTGGCCCCCATCATGCGCCAGATAGAGCGCTGGTATGATGTGGACGTGATCTATGAAGATGGCATACCTGCTATTTCCTTTGCCGGTGAAATACAACGTGACCTCAACTTGTCAGAACTATTGCGCATACTGGGAAGGCTGGATATACAATTCAGGATTGAAGGGAAAAAACTGATTGTTACCGCTCCCTGA
- a CDS encoding RNA polymerase sigma factor: MAADNPYSEEALLRQVAAGEPQAFEQLLQQFHAIVYRAAYRLLADEWLAEDIVQEVFLKVWLRRTTLAEISHFSAWLKKVTENQLYDHLRKRKLIIERPDSWQVMLNLPAAEEEGQTGEENHFQELLQQAVSRLPDRQRRVFELIKKEGYSREEAARELAVSPETIKTNLEYAIRSIRAFCLDKLDNTSILVIFSLIFEKYL; encoded by the coding sequence TTGGCAGCAGACAACCCATATTCGGAAGAAGCCCTTTTGAGGCAGGTAGCAGCCGGTGAGCCGCAGGCTTTTGAACAGCTGCTGCAACAATTCCATGCTATTGTATACCGTGCCGCCTACAGGCTGCTGGCTGATGAATGGCTGGCTGAGGATATTGTGCAGGAAGTTTTTTTGAAGGTCTGGCTCCGCAGAACTACGCTGGCGGAGATCAGCCATTTCAGCGCCTGGCTGAAAAAAGTGACGGAAAATCAATTGTACGATCATCTCCGCAAAAGGAAACTCATCATTGAACGACCGGACAGCTGGCAGGTCATGCTTAACCTGCCTGCGGCCGAAGAAGAAGGCCAAACCGGGGAAGAGAACCATTTCCAGGAGCTGCTGCAACAGGCGGTCAGCCGGCTGCCGGACCGCCAACGTCGTGTTTTTGAGCTGATCAAAAAAGAGGGATACAGCCGGGAAGAAGCTGCCAGGGAACTGGCTGTATCTCCTGAAACCATCAAGACCAACCTGGAATATGCTATCCGCTCCATCCGTGCCTTCTGCCTGGATAAATTGGACAATACCTCTATCCTGGTCATATTCTCTCTTATTTTCGAAAAATATTTATAG
- a CDS encoding sugar porter family MFS transporter yields MKTSFNSSYILGISFISALGGYLFGFDFAVISGALPFLQKQFGLDAYWEGFATGSLALGAILGCVLAGSVSEKYGRRMGLLLAACIFGISSLAMAFSPGRDFFIAFRFVAGVGVGMASMLSPLYIAEISPAHTRGRMVAINQLTVVLGILVTNLVNYNLRNSGEDAWRWMFGLGAVPSFFFLVGAWWLPESPRWLLKMNRRAEAEKILTKIGGDAFAEESVSSISRSLAGVTTISYRAVFKKAVLPAVLVGIGLAVFQQLCGINVVFNYTPRIFESIGVSADGQLLQTVFIGAVNLVFTILAMLLVDKLGRKPLMLIGAGGLAVLYLVVVQLLGAGSQQVSWFLLSAIGVYAMSLAPVTWVLISEIFPNKIRSAASSVAILCLWAAYFVLVFSFPILFERLKDSTFYIYSAICFLGLLFIWRCVKETKGKTLEELEGVIAPH; encoded by the coding sequence ATGAAGACCTCCTTCAATAGTTCCTATATACTTGGTATCTCTTTTATCTCGGCCCTCGGCGGCTATCTATTTGGTTTTGATTTTGCCGTTATCTCGGGCGCGCTGCCTTTCCTGCAAAAACAATTTGGACTGGATGCTTACTGGGAAGGCTTTGCTACAGGCAGTCTGGCCCTGGGCGCTATCCTGGGTTGTGTGCTGGCAGGATCGGTATCGGAAAAATATGGTCGACGCATGGGATTGCTGCTGGCCGCCTGCATCTTCGGTATTTCTTCCCTGGCCATGGCTTTCTCGCCCGGCAGGGATTTTTTTATTGCTTTCCGTTTTGTGGCAGGGGTAGGTGTGGGCATGGCTTCTATGTTATCGCCCCTGTATATTGCGGAGATATCACCTGCGCATACCCGTGGACGTATGGTGGCCATTAATCAGCTGACAGTAGTACTTGGTATCCTGGTCACCAACCTGGTGAACTATAACCTGCGTAACAGTGGGGAAGATGCCTGGCGCTGGATGTTTGGGTTAGGCGCGGTGCCTTCCTTCTTTTTCCTGGTGGGTGCCTGGTGGCTGCCGGAAAGCCCGCGCTGGCTGCTGAAGATGAACAGGAGGGCAGAGGCGGAAAAGATATTGACAAAGATCGGCGGAGATGCATTTGCTGAAGAATCGGTGAGCAGTATCAGCCGCTCCCTGGCTGGCGTCACTACGATCAGCTACCGGGCGGTGTTTAAAAAGGCTGTCCTGCCGGCTGTCCTGGTGGGCATTGGCCTGGCCGTATTCCAGCAGTTATGTGGGATCAACGTGGTGTTCAATTACACACCGCGGATCTTTGAAAGCATTGGCGTATCGGCCGATGGTCAGCTGCTGCAAACAGTATTCATTGGCGCGGTGAACCTGGTATTCACTATCCTGGCCATGCTGCTGGTAGATAAACTGGGCCGCAAGCCGCTGATGCTGATCGGCGCCGGTGGATTGGCCGTCCTCTACCTGGTAGTAGTGCAGCTGCTGGGAGCGGGATCGCAGCAGGTATCCTGGTTCCTGCTTTCCGCCATTGGCGTATATGCCATGTCCCTGGCCCCGGTTACCTGGGTGTTGATTTCCGAGATCTTCCCCAACAAGATCAGGAGCGCCGCCAGTTCAGTGGCCATCCTTTGCTTATGGGCCGCCTACTTTGTGCTGGTATTCAGTTTTCCTATTTTATTTGAGCGACTGAAAGACAGTACTTTTTATATTTATTCAGCTATCTGCTTTCTGGGACTGCTCTTCATCTGGCGCTGTGTAAAAGAGACCAAGGGCAAAACCCTGGAAGAACTGGAAGGCGTGATAGCGCCGCATTGA
- a CDS encoding galactose mutarotase: protein MNRNNMPTLTKSLLATAIPTVTLQQAGITVTIAARGCTLLSIRCPDKFGSSQNIIAGLPDPAAYEADDYYLGCVVGRYANRIGEGRFVLEGKTYQLPINNAPHHLHGGEEGLHTKIWAVKEQVETADRSLVVFEYLSPDGEGGYPGNLQLRVSYELSNNRLRITYEASTDKATPLNLTNHSYFNLSGFAEPTIHRHLLRIHANRYTEKGPSNLPTGKLLPVQGTPLDFSSLHPVGDHIDALVEDRGYDHNYVLENAGELQLAAELLEPGSGRTLKVYTDRPGIQLYTANWWDGTVTGEQGVLYGKHAALALETQAWPDSVNQPAFPGTILRPGETFRSVTDFEFGVCPDTH, encoded by the coding sequence ATGAACCGCAACAATATGCCCACACTCACTAAATCCCTCCTGGCTACCGCCATTCCTACCGTTACCCTGCAACAGGCGGGGATAACGGTAACTATCGCGGCCAGGGGCTGTACCCTGTTATCGATCCGGTGCCCTGATAAATTTGGTTCGTCCCAAAATATTATTGCCGGCCTTCCGGACCCCGCCGCCTATGAAGCCGATGATTATTACCTGGGCTGCGTGGTGGGCAGGTATGCCAACCGCATTGGCGAAGGCCGTTTTGTGCTGGAAGGCAAAACCTACCAGCTGCCCATCAACAATGCGCCGCATCACCTGCATGGGGGTGAGGAAGGATTGCATACAAAAATATGGGCAGTGAAAGAGCAGGTGGAAACCGCCGACCGATCACTGGTGGTATTTGAATACCTCAGCCCTGATGGTGAAGGCGGGTATCCGGGCAACCTGCAGCTTCGCGTGAGCTATGAACTGTCCAATAACCGGCTGCGCATTACTTATGAAGCCAGTACGGATAAAGCCACGCCGCTCAATCTCACCAACCACAGTTATTTTAATTTATCCGGATTTGCGGAGCCAACTATCCATCGGCACTTACTGCGCATCCATGCGAACAGGTACACGGAGAAAGGACCTTCCAACCTGCCCACCGGAAAACTGTTGCCGGTACAGGGTACGCCGCTTGATTTTTCCAGCCTGCACCCGGTAGGTGATCATATTGATGCGCTGGTGGAAGACAGGGGCTATGACCATAACTATGTACTGGAGAATGCCGGTGAGCTGCAACTGGCGGCGGAACTGCTGGAGCCAGGCTCCGGCCGGACCCTGAAAGTATATACTGACAGGCCCGGTATCCAGCTCTATACCGCCAACTGGTGGGATGGTACAGTTACGGGCGAGCAGGGCGTATTGTATGGCAAACATGCCGCGCTGGCGCTGGAAACACAGGCCTGGCCGGATAGTGTGAACCAGCCTGCATTTCCGGGTACTATACTGAGACCGGGAGAAACATTCCGTTCCGTCACGGACTTTGAATTTGGCGTATGCCCGGACACCCATTAA
- a CDS encoding DUF5107 domain-containing protein — protein MFLEKRVYQGSSGVVYPHPVIETIADEKTMQEYNAVFLENDYLQIMILPELGGRVQRAYDKVRKRDFVYYNQVVKPALVGLAGPWISGGIEFNWPQHHRPSTFSPVDHTIEHHADGSKTVWVNEQEIMFRTKGMAGFTLHPGKAYLEIKGRLFNRSPFPQTFLWWANPAVKVNEHYQSVFPPDVYAVFDHGKRDVSDFPIATGTYYKVNYAPGTDISRYHTIPVPTSYMAIRSQFDFMGCYEHDTQAGMLHVADHHLSPGKKQWTWGNGDFGFAWDRNLTDEDGPYIELMTGVFTDNQPDFSWLQPNEGKTFEQYFMPYALIGAVKNATKEAMLNMEWTGNQLSLKVYATGVYNNARVELYKAGELLNQFTADLSPAAIFETTITIASPGKPADYELVVADATGAVLVSYQPAEAVDKEIPAAATPALAPAAIEQVEDLYLNGLHLEQYRHATYNPIDYYEEGLRRSPGDVRCNNAMGLLLLRRGQFAKAEPYLRRAIATLTKRNPNPYDGEPYYNLGWSLVLQGRREEAYEAFYKATWNDAWQHSGFFQLARIATAQGRYAAALALVEKSLVRNYHSHTARHLKAILLRKLGRSAELETLAQESLSIDLFNYGVRYEQYLQLQQTDPAAAAAALQQLLELMRQAEQNYLELALDYAHAGCYTEAIGLLEHFRLLPNASPLLPYYQGWLQLQLGENGKASQSFKAAARQSAAICFPNRIEEILILSAAIQDNPADGQAAYYLGNLWYDKRQYPEAIQCWERAVQATPHFATPYRNLSLAYFNKQQHPEKALQALEQAFRLDPTDARVLMELDQLYRIMGREPAERLAKLEQFLPLVESRDDLYLERVTLYNTVGQFEKAKALMAARRFHPWEGGEGKVVGQYLYAHIELAKKALAEKRYADAIDLLTAAETYPEDLGEGKLYGAQENDLHYLLGCAQQGLGNAAAARSYFEKATVGIAEPVQAIYYNDPQPDKILYQALAWQQLGQPEKASTIFRKFVQFGEAHLDHQVTIDYFAVSLPDMLVFDLDLNRRNRLYCQYLMGLGWLGLGETQKGLDCLAAVLLLDKNHQGAAAYQQMVSYFKTNEPQQYAHTH, from the coding sequence ATGTTTTTGGAAAAGCGTGTTTACCAGGGCAGCAGTGGCGTGGTATATCCGCACCCGGTGATTGAAACAATTGCAGATGAAAAAACAATGCAGGAATATAATGCCGTTTTCCTGGAAAATGACTACCTGCAGATCATGATCCTGCCCGAGCTGGGCGGTCGCGTGCAGCGTGCCTATGATAAGGTGCGCAAGCGTGATTTTGTGTACTATAACCAGGTGGTGAAACCCGCCCTGGTAGGGCTTGCCGGACCCTGGATCTCTGGCGGCATAGAGTTCAACTGGCCACAGCACCACCGGCCCAGCACTTTCAGTCCCGTGGATCATACTATTGAACACCATGCTGATGGCAGCAAAACGGTATGGGTGAATGAACAGGAGATCATGTTCCGGACCAAGGGCATGGCCGGCTTCACACTGCATCCCGGCAAGGCTTACCTGGAGATCAAAGGCCGGCTCTTCAACCGCAGTCCCTTCCCCCAAACTTTTTTATGGTGGGCCAACCCAGCCGTGAAAGTGAATGAACATTACCAGTCCGTTTTTCCGCCGGATGTATACGCCGTATTTGACCATGGCAAAAGAGATGTGTCTGATTTCCCCATTGCCACAGGTACCTACTATAAAGTGAACTATGCGCCGGGAACAGATATCTCCCGTTACCATACTATCCCGGTCCCTACTTCCTATATGGCTATCCGCTCCCAGTTTGATTTTATGGGCTGTTATGAGCACGATACCCAGGCGGGTATGCTGCATGTGGCCGACCATCACCTGTCGCCCGGCAAAAAGCAATGGACCTGGGGCAATGGTGATTTTGGTTTTGCCTGGGACCGCAACCTCACCGATGAAGATGGACCTTATATTGAACTGATGACGGGTGTATTCACCGATAACCAGCCGGATTTCTCCTGGCTGCAGCCCAATGAAGGCAAAACTTTTGAGCAGTACTTTATGCCCTATGCGCTGATCGGCGCGGTCAAGAACGCTACCAAAGAGGCCATGCTCAATATGGAGTGGACGGGCAACCAGCTGTCCTTAAAGGTGTACGCTACGGGCGTGTACAACAATGCCCGTGTGGAGCTGTACAAAGCAGGAGAATTACTGAACCAGTTCACTGCTGATCTGTCACCCGCGGCCATTTTTGAAACAACTATTACGATTGCTTCACCCGGCAAACCGGCCGATTATGAACTGGTAGTAGCTGATGCAACCGGAGCTGTCCTGGTCAGCTACCAGCCTGCGGAGGCTGTAGACAAGGAGATACCTGCTGCCGCTACACCGGCCCTGGCGCCGGCGGCTATTGAGCAGGTGGAAGACCTCTACCTTAATGGCCTGCACCTGGAGCAGTACCGCCATGCCACTTACAATCCGATTGATTATTACGAAGAAGGTTTACGCAGGAGCCCGGGAGATGTTCGTTGCAACAATGCTATGGGCCTGCTGCTGCTGCGCCGCGGACAGTTTGCCAAAGCGGAACCATACCTGCGCCGCGCTATTGCCACGCTCACTAAAAGAAATCCCAACCCCTACGATGGGGAACCTTATTATAACCTGGGCTGGAGCCTGGTGCTGCAAGGTAGAAGGGAAGAGGCGTACGAAGCCTTTTACAAAGCTACCTGGAATGATGCCTGGCAGCACAGCGGCTTTTTCCAGCTGGCGCGCATAGCTACGGCACAGGGCCGCTACGCAGCCGCCCTGGCGCTGGTAGAAAAATCACTGGTCAGGAATTACCATAGCCATACGGCCCGTCACCTCAAAGCCATATTGTTGCGCAAACTGGGCCGGTCTGCTGAACTGGAAACGCTGGCGCAGGAATCCCTGTCCATCGACCTGTTCAATTACGGTGTCCGCTATGAGCAATACCTGCAATTACAGCAAACTGATCCTGCAGCGGCTGCTGCAGCGTTACAGCAACTGCTGGAGCTGATGCGCCAGGCAGAACAGAATTACCTGGAGCTGGCGCTGGACTATGCGCATGCCGGTTGCTATACAGAAGCGATCGGTCTGCTGGAACATTTCCGTTTGCTGCCCAATGCTTCGCCATTGTTGCCGTACTACCAGGGATGGCTGCAACTGCAGCTGGGTGAAAATGGTAAGGCCAGTCAGTCTTTCAAAGCAGCAGCCCGGCAATCGGCGGCCATCTGTTTCCCCAACCGGATTGAAGAGATCCTGATCCTGTCAGCAGCCATACAGGATAATCCGGCTGATGGCCAGGCAGCTTATTACCTGGGCAATCTCTGGTATGATAAGCGTCAATACCCCGAAGCCATTCAGTGTTGGGAGCGGGCTGTCCAGGCGACGCCGCACTTTGCCACACCCTACAGGAATTTATCGCTCGCTTATTTCAACAAACAGCAGCACCCGGAAAAAGCGTTACAGGCGCTGGAACAGGCATTCCGACTGGATCCCACAGATGCCCGCGTGTTGATGGAGCTGGACCAGCTCTACCGCATCATGGGCCGGGAGCCGGCAGAAAGGCTTGCCAAACTGGAACAATTCCTGCCACTGGTGGAAAGTCGCGATGACCTCTACCTGGAACGCGTGACCCTGTACAATACGGTAGGACAGTTTGAAAAAGCCAAAGCCCTGATGGCCGCCCGCCGCTTCCATCCCTGGGAGGGTGGTGAAGGAAAAGTAGTGGGCCAGTATCTCTATGCGCATATAGAGCTGGCTAAAAAAGCACTGGCAGAAAAAAGATATGCTGACGCGATAGACCTGCTGACCGCTGCAGAGACCTATCCTGAAGATCTGGGAGAAGGTAAGCTCTACGGCGCGCAGGAGAACGACCTGCACTACCTGCTCGGTTGTGCGCAGCAGGGACTGGGTAATGCAGCGGCGGCACGCAGTTATTTTGAGAAAGCCACTGTAGGCATTGCAGAACCGGTACAGGCCATTTACTACAATGATCCGCAGCCCGATAAAATACTCTACCAGGCGCTTGCCTGGCAACAACTGGGCCAGCCGGAAAAAGCCAGTACCATCTTCCGGAAATTTGTGCAGTTTGGAGAAGCCCACCTGGACCACCAGGTAACCATTGATTATTTCGCCGTATCACTGCCGGATATGCTGGTCTTTGACCTGGACCTCAACCGCCGCAACCGTCTGTATTGCCAGTACCTGATGGGACTGGGCTGGCTGGGCCTGGGTGAAACCCAAAAAGGACTGGACTGCCTGGCGGCAGTATTGCTGCTGGATAAGAACCACCAGGGGGCGGCAGCCTACCAGCAGATGGTATCCTATTTCAAGACCAATGAACCGCAACAATATGCCCACACTCACTAA
- a CDS encoding AraC family transcriptional regulator, whose translation MNGKSTRKREGFEGQKLIVLPKKIASDFLTRDPITKQIYITDIGYYPKARNHYTERPGGISQHIIIYCVEGSGWIRINKKKVNISPSQFVAIPANTPHTYGANEKDPWTIYWIHFKGEIAAYVVDLIMQNSRNFMPHLSFNANRIKLFEEIYQHLEKGYSADNLRYVNMIFYHFLSSLLYEEKYNNADEQKEKDVISQTIDMMRQKLHHNLTLGDFAGFARLSISHFTTLFRERTGFSPVEYFNHLKVQEACQLLIFSRLTIKEIAAGLGISDQYYFSKMFSKMMGVPPSEYRNRNRSETGQPAEME comes from the coding sequence ATGAATGGTAAAAGCACCCGGAAAAGGGAAGGTTTCGAGGGCCAGAAACTCATTGTGCTGCCCAAGAAGATCGCTTCGGATTTTCTTACCAGGGACCCCATTACCAAACAGATCTATATCACGGATATCGGCTATTACCCCAAGGCGCGTAACCACTATACAGAAAGGCCCGGTGGTATCAGCCAGCATATCATCATTTATTGTGTGGAAGGCAGTGGCTGGATCAGGATCAACAAGAAAAAGGTCAATATCAGTCCTTCCCAGTTTGTGGCCATCCCCGCCAACACGCCCCATACCTATGGCGCCAATGAAAAAGATCCCTGGACTATTTACTGGATCCATTTCAAAGGGGAGATTGCCGCCTATGTGGTTGACCTGATCATGCAGAACTCCCGCAACTTCATGCCACACCTTTCTTTCAATGCCAACCGCATCAAACTCTTCGAGGAGATCTACCAGCACCTGGAAAAAGGCTATAGCGCCGATAACCTGCGGTACGTGAACATGATCTTCTACCATTTTCTTTCTTCCCTGCTCTACGAAGAGAAATACAATAATGCCGATGAGCAGAAAGAGAAAGACGTGATCAGCCAGACCATTGATATGATGCGGCAAAAGCTGCACCATAACCTCACGCTCGGTGATTTTGCGGGCTTTGCCAGGCTGTCCATCTCACATTTCACCACCCTGTTCCGGGAGCGTACCGGCTTCTCACCCGTGGAGTATTTCAACCACCTCAAAGTGCAGGAAGCCTGCCAGCTGCTGATCTTTTCCCGGCTGACCATTAAAGAGATTGCGGCCGGGCTGGGCATCAGCGATCAATATTATTTCTCCAAGATGTTCTCCAAAATGATGGGCGTACCACCTTCTGAATACCGGAACCGCAACCGGTCAGAGACCGGGCAGCCTGCGGAGATGGAATAA